One part of the Cyclobacteriaceae bacterium genome encodes these proteins:
- a CDS encoding sulfite exporter TauE/SafE family protein: MLENFLLALAGMTGGFIAGLTGIGTGFMMLAVIPLVLTHFGVPDSYVVSATIANSIFATMVSSFANMATTIKQKKFYWKETAWTALGAVVMSFIVFETVVKTDFYSRELFNVVIIFFMFIIIFQTFKKLKLSNPEDEQVTRTKLLITGSTAGSAAALTGLGGGTLIIPLLNLWQKVDILKAKSISFGTIFAIALWLSINNLFFEPANTIPHSKGLIVLPLILPLSVGVIIGSPLGVLLSHKISSRIVTILFLIIISLVAIQKIAELVWLEN; encoded by the coding sequence ATGCTTGAAAATTTTCTTTTAGCACTGGCCGGAATGACCGGTGGTTTTATTGCCGGACTAACCGGCATCGGCACCGGCTTTATGATGCTGGCCGTAATACCCCTGGTGCTTACCCATTTTGGCGTGCCGGATAGTTATGTGGTAAGTGCCACCATTGCCAACTCCATTTTTGCCACCATGGTTTCCTCCTTTGCAAACATGGCTACCACCATCAAGCAAAAAAAATTCTATTGGAAAGAAACCGCATGGACAGCCCTGGGTGCCGTAGTGATGTCGTTTATTGTATTTGAAACAGTGGTTAAAACTGATTTCTACTCACGGGAATTATTTAATGTGGTCATTATTTTTTTCATGTTCATTATCATTTTTCAGACGTTCAAAAAACTAAAACTATCCAATCCGGAAGATGAACAGGTAACTCGAACAAAACTTCTTATTACCGGAAGCACTGCGGGCAGCGCAGCAGCCCTTACCGGCCTGGGTGGAGGAACATTGATTATACCCTTGCTAAACCTGTGGCAAAAAGTTGACATCCTGAAAGCCAAATCCATTTCCTTTGGAACCATTTTCGCCATAGCGTTGTGGCTGTCCATTAACAATCTGTTTTTTGAACCAGCCAATACAATACCTCATAGTAAAGGCCTGATTGTATTGCCGCTTATCTTACCGCTTTCTGTCGGAGTGATTATTGGGTCACCCTTAGGGGTATTGCTTAGTCACAAAATATCTTCGCGAATTGTTACCATCCTTTTTCTTATCATCATTAGCCTGGTGGCCATTCAAAAAATTGCCGAACTGGTTTGGTTAGAGAATTGA
- the sdaAA gene encoding L-serine ammonia-lyase, iron-sulfur-dependent, subunit alpha — protein sequence MAFFFDSFANWKKYATNNNLSLVQVVLEYEQTQKGRTEQQIWDGLEKAWTVMKEAVVTGLTEDMSSRSGMVNNGAKKVYNHPQTVLSKEFQNLISRALAAKEVNSCMGRVVAAPTAGASGIMPGVLYTLQEIHHVDDKKILEAMLLAAGVALIMEQKASIAGAVGGCQAETGTAAAMGASAIVFCLGGNTDQIFNAVAITVQCMLGLVCDPVAGLVEVPCIVRNASAAAIAFSSAQIGLANVSSVIPVDEVIEAMGEIGASMETRYKETALGGLAATKTGQAIAKKVLIHDIKMLPDEGVE from the coding sequence ATGGCCTTCTTTTTTGACTCCTTCGCCAACTGGAAAAAATACGCAACCAACAACAACCTGTCGTTGGTACAGGTAGTGCTGGAGTACGAGCAAACGCAAAAAGGACGAACTGAACAACAGATATGGGATGGCCTTGAAAAAGCATGGACCGTAATGAAAGAAGCGGTTGTCACCGGACTTACCGAAGACATGAGTTCGCGCTCGGGCATGGTGAACAACGGTGCTAAGAAAGTATACAACCATCCGCAAACCGTTCTCTCCAAAGAATTTCAAAACCTGATTTCACGCGCGTTGGCCGCGAAAGAAGTAAACTCGTGCATGGGACGAGTGGTGGCAGCACCAACCGCAGGCGCCAGTGGTATTATGCCGGGGGTATTGTATACACTTCAGGAAATTCACCATGTTGACGATAAAAAAATTCTCGAAGCCATGTTGCTGGCAGCCGGTGTGGCGCTGATCATGGAACAGAAAGCCAGCATTGCCGGTGCGGTAGGTGGTTGCCAGGCCGAAACCGGAACCGCTGCAGCCATGGGCGCATCCGCTATTGTATTTTGTTTAGGGGGTAATACCGACCAGATTTTTAATGCCGTAGCGATTACCGTTCAGTGTATGCTTGGATTAGTTTGTGATCCGGTTGCAGGACTTGTAGAAGTACCCTGCATTGTACGCAATGCAAGTGCGGCAGCCATTGCTTTTAGTTCCGCTCAAATTGGATTGGCCAATGTAAGCAGCGTAATACCTGTTGATGAGGTAATTGAAGCCATGGGTGAAATAGGTGCGAGCATGGAAACACGCTACAAGGAAACTGCGTTGGGCGGACTTGCTGCAACCAAAACAGGACAAGCCATTGCAAAGAAAGTGCTGATACATGATATTAAGATGTTGCCGGATGAGGGGGTGGAGTAA
- a CDS encoding prohibitin family protein — protein MKTIIYGLLIVTLGSCAVIRQGEVGVKRKFGKLDERSLGPGMYSFNPFFARVLKTTIQTENLEVRLRLPSKEGLTINSEISILYSIQKDKVPSIFNEIGLEYERTAILPVFRSAAADVTSNFMAKDMHSGQRSVIEEKIKSRMEEVLGHRGFIIEQVLLKSIELPTELSRAVERKLEAEQESQRMEFVLERERREAERRKIEAEGTRDAQQILSQGLSKEIIELRSIEAFRELANSPNTKIIITDGKTPYLIQPKE, from the coding sequence ATGAAAACCATAATTTATGGATTATTGATTGTCACGCTGGGTTCGTGCGCAGTCATACGGCAAGGTGAGGTTGGTGTTAAACGCAAGTTTGGTAAACTGGATGAACGAAGTCTGGGGCCTGGCATGTATTCGTTCAATCCATTTTTTGCCCGTGTGCTGAAAACTACTATTCAAACCGAAAACCTGGAAGTACGTTTACGCCTGCCCAGCAAAGAAGGACTTACTATCAATTCAGAAATTTCAATTTTGTACAGCATTCAAAAAGATAAGGTGCCCAGCATTTTTAACGAAATCGGTTTGGAGTACGAGCGTACGGCTATCCTTCCGGTATTTCGTTCGGCCGCAGCCGATGTAACGTCCAACTTTATGGCGAAGGATATGCACTCAGGCCAGCGATCGGTAATTGAGGAAAAAATAAAATCGCGCATGGAAGAGGTGCTTGGCCATCGTGGATTTATCATTGAACAAGTGCTGTTGAAAAGTATAGAACTGCCTACTGAACTTTCGCGCGCGGTAGAGCGCAAGCTTGAAGCGGAACAGGAATCGCAACGCATGGAGTTCGTGTTGGAGCGTGAACGCAGGGAAGCTGAGCGAAGAAAAATTGAAGCGGAAGGCACGCGCGATGCACAGCAAATTCTTTCACAGGGTTTAAGCAAGGAAATTATAGAACTACGAAGCATTGAAGCCTTTCGCGAGTTGGCCAATTCGCCCAATACGAAGATTATTATAACAGACGGCAAAACACCCTACCTGATACAGCCGAAAGAATAG
- a CDS encoding alkaline phosphatase family protein: MSAKRLFCFVFFLLPVSVLVAQPKAIFIILDGISADVLEKVSTPAIDEIASCGAYTRAYTGGLKGHHSQSPTVSAVGYNHILTGTWSYKHNVWDNAIKEPNYHYWNIFRLAKQSNPALQTAIFSTWLDNRTKLVGDGLPEAGNITIDYAFDGFELNEEKFPHDPEKKYILAIDEYVADEAARYIREQAPDLSWVYLEYTDDAGHRYGDGVEYEEAIRKADGQVNRIWESVKYRESVFKEDWLVLVTTDHGRDATTGKEHGGQSDRERTVWISTNSKKLNEKFGKQTAAVDILPSMVRHMDFQLPLQLEQEWDGIPFIGKISLGDLTVTKRTKKLLLSWTVYDPQGVAEIYVSVSNHFKEGVYDPYALAAKRKVAKGSAELSLTRHQSDFYKIVIKAPFNTAQAWVFVQ, encoded by the coding sequence ATGAGTGCTAAGCGACTTTTTTGTTTTGTTTTTTTTCTTCTGCCGGTCTCTGTGTTGGTAGCTCAGCCAAAAGCTATCTTTATAATCCTGGATGGTATCTCGGCTGATGTGTTAGAAAAAGTTTCAACACCGGCTATTGATGAAATTGCTTCATGCGGAGCCTACACCCGCGCTTACACAGGTGGCCTAAAGGGCCATCACAGTCAATCGCCAACCGTTTCAGCTGTTGGCTACAACCACATCCTAACCGGAACCTGGTCCTATAAACACAACGTGTGGGACAATGCTATTAAGGAACCCAACTATCATTATTGGAATATTTTCCGGCTGGCAAAGCAAAGTAATCCCGCACTGCAAACGGCAATTTTTTCTACCTGGCTGGACAACCGCACCAAACTTGTTGGTGACGGCCTTCCGGAAGCCGGAAATATCACGATCGACTATGCCTTTGATGGTTTTGAGTTGAATGAGGAAAAGTTTCCGCACGACCCCGAGAAAAAGTATATCCTCGCCATTGATGAGTACGTTGCCGATGAGGCCGCTCGCTACATACGTGAACAGGCTCCGGATTTATCGTGGGTGTATCTGGAATATACCGATGATGCCGGTCATCGCTATGGTGATGGTGTTGAGTATGAAGAGGCTATCCGTAAGGCAGATGGCCAGGTAAATAGAATCTGGGAATCGGTGAAATACCGTGAGTCGGTATTTAAAGAGGATTGGCTCGTGCTTGTTACCACCGATCATGGTCGTGATGCCACAACCGGTAAAGAACATGGCGGGCAAAGTGATCGTGAACGAACTGTTTGGATAAGCACAAATTCAAAAAAACTAAATGAAAAGTTTGGCAAGCAAACAGCCGCGGTGGATATTCTTCCTTCCATGGTGAGGCATATGGATTTTCAGTTGCCCTTGCAGCTTGAACAAGAGTGGGACGGAATACCATTTATTGGTAAAATCTCCTTAGGCGATCTAACGGTAACAAAACGTACTAAAAAACTACTATTGAGCTGGACAGTTTACGATCCTCAAGGCGTTGCAGAAATTTATGTTTCTGTTTCCAATCATTTTAAGGAAGGCGTGTATGATCCCTATGCGCTGGCTGCGAAGCGAAAAGTAGCGAAGGGTTCAGCAGAACTTAGCTTAACCCGCCATCAATCTGATTTTTATAAGATCGTGATCAAGGCACCTTTTAATACTGCTCAGGCATGGGTTTTTGTTCAATAA
- the upp gene encoding uracil phosphoribosyltransferase — protein MTFILNQTNSIANSMLKELRDKNLQQDRTRFRNNVQKLGSILAYEISKQLSYRTEQVETPLGTATLQVLSEFPVLITVLRAGLPFFQGFQYFFHKSDGGFIGAYRKENGEDITINLAYLAAPDLSGKQLIIIDPMLATGKSFVKSIEALMKHGKPTHVHIASLVAAPEGIAYLKEKLTLPYSVYTCALDEKLNTQSYIVPGLGDAGDLCYGEKI, from the coding sequence ATGACATTCATTTTAAACCAGACTAATTCCATTGCCAATAGTATGTTGAAAGAATTGCGCGATAAAAATCTTCAGCAAGATCGCACACGGTTTAGAAATAATGTTCAAAAACTCGGTTCCATACTCGCTTATGAGATTTCGAAGCAATTGTCTTACCGAACTGAGCAAGTTGAGACACCTTTGGGAACAGCTACGCTTCAGGTATTGTCAGAATTCCCTGTTTTAATTACCGTATTGCGTGCAGGCTTGCCTTTCTTTCAAGGGTTCCAGTATTTTTTTCATAAATCCGATGGTGGGTTTATCGGGGCATACCGGAAAGAAAATGGCGAAGACATTACCATCAACTTAGCGTATCTTGCTGCGCCCGATCTTTCCGGTAAACAATTAATTATCATTGACCCGATGCTGGCCACAGGAAAGTCGTTTGTAAAATCGATAGAGGCATTGATGAAACACGGAAAACCAACGCATGTTCATATTGCCTCATTGGTGGCCGCACCGGAAGGTATCGCATACCTGAAGGAAAAACTTACACTTCCCTATTCTGTGTATACCTGCGCGTTGGATGAAAAACTTAATACGCAATCATACATTGTGCCTGGCTTGGGCGATGCGGGTGATCTATGTTATGGAGAAAAGATTTAA
- a CDS encoding M20/M25/M40 family metallo-hydrolase, whose product MPRNKKIESPAGSDFRLLKQLCEVHAPSGEEFAMKGFLLKHIGKAKKSWKTQPDIIHGEDEFQDCLLLKFGKPRTAIFAHMDSIGFTVRYFNQLLPIGSPEAEMGTKLVGHDSKGPIECELEYDKENHAFYRFGRAIDRGTSLTYKINFRETQQYIQSAYLDNRLGIYAALKIAETLENGVIAFSCWEEHGGGAIPYLAKYIYEQWGVRQALIADITWVSDGVEPGKGTVISMRDRNIPRKKFVNRIIEIAQKNKLEFQLEVEGMGSSDGRELQTSAYPFDWCFVGAPQQYAHTPDEKVHKHDIKSMIVLYDKLIREL is encoded by the coding sequence ATGCCGCGAAATAAAAAAATAGAATCACCTGCCGGAAGTGATTTCAGGCTTCTCAAACAGCTTTGCGAAGTACACGCCCCATCGGGCGAAGAATTTGCCATGAAGGGATTTTTGTTGAAGCACATCGGCAAAGCAAAAAAATCGTGGAAAACCCAACCTGATATTATTCATGGAGAAGATGAATTTCAGGATTGCCTGCTACTGAAATTCGGGAAGCCACGCACGGCCATCTTTGCACATATGGACAGCATTGGGTTTACCGTTCGGTACTTTAATCAATTGTTGCCCATTGGAAGCCCGGAGGCAGAAATGGGTACTAAGCTCGTTGGCCATGATAGTAAAGGGCCGATTGAATGTGAGCTTGAATACGATAAAGAAAACCATGCCTTCTATCGGTTTGGCCGCGCCATTGATCGCGGCACATCACTCACGTATAAAATTAACTTCAGGGAAACGCAACAATACATTCAATCGGCTTACCTCGACAATCGACTTGGGATTTATGCAGCACTAAAGATTGCCGAAACACTGGAAAACGGTGTGATCGCTTTCAGTTGCTGGGAGGAACATGGCGGGGGCGCAATTCCATACCTCGCGAAATACATATACGAGCAATGGGGTGTGCGCCAGGCCCTGATTGCCGACATCACCTGGGTATCGGATGGTGTAGAACCCGGCAAGGGCACCGTCATCTCCATGCGCGACCGGAATATTCCCAGGAAAAAATTTGTGAATCGTATTATCGAGATCGCACAAAAAAATAAACTCGAATTTCAACTTGAAGTGGAAGGCATGGGTTCGAGCGATGGTCGTGAATTGCAAACCTCAGCCTATCCGTTCGATTGGTGCTTTGTTGGCGCACCTCAGCAATACGCGCACACGCCCGATGAAAAAGTGCATAAGCACGATATCAAAAGCATGATTGTTTTGTACGATAAACTAATAAGGGAACTTTAA
- a CDS encoding Uma2 family endonuclease, which produces MHESITRPPKTIMEVYKMLPEGTLAELINGILYMSPSPVEKHQRIITRLISQIYAFIEKYDLGEVFTAPFDVYLDADANAVQPDILFIAKENLSIIQGHVYGVPDLIIEILSEGNPTHDTKRKKELYEKFGVKEYWIIDPETKQTTGYSFVKGAFKTLPSQPGQISSSLLAETFSF; this is translated from the coding sequence ATGCACGAATCAATTACAAGGCCGCCCAAAACAATTATGGAAGTTTATAAAATGCTTCCGGAGGGTACGCTTGCCGAACTTATTAACGGGATACTGTATATGAGCCCATCACCAGTTGAAAAACATCAGCGAATTATTACCCGACTTATAAGCCAAATTTACGCCTTTATAGAGAAGTATGATTTGGGCGAAGTTTTTACTGCTCCATTCGATGTTTATCTAGATGCTGATGCCAATGCAGTTCAGCCTGATATTTTATTTATTGCCAAAGAAAACCTGTCCATCATTCAAGGCCACGTGTATGGTGTGCCTGATTTGATTATTGAAATTCTTTCTGAAGGTAATCCTACACATGACACTAAGCGCAAGAAGGAGTTATATGAAAAATTTGGTGTAAAGGAATATTGGATTATTGATCCGGAAACAAAGCAAACAACAGGATATTCTTTTGTTAAGGGTGCTTTTAAAACATTGCCCTCACAACCGGGACAAATTAGTTCATCATTGCTGGCGGAGACTTTTTCTTTTTAA
- a CDS encoding Gfo/Idh/MocA family oxidoreductase: MKTSTSRRKFIQTTAFAGAAFSILPSSSLFAQDKSQKVRLGFIGVGLRGQNHLDLALHRNDVEIVALCDIQQRMMDMSLNMVQKAGKPKPQVILEGPYGYRKMLENKNIDAVIISTPWEWHTIQCLDAMNAKKYVGCEVITGTTIEECWELVQTSERTGMPLMMLENVCYRRDVMAVLNMVRQNIFGELVHLQGGYQHDLREVKFNDGVKPYGGGVEFGEKGFSEAQWRTEHSVHRNGDLYPTHGIGPIAMMININRGNRFTELVSYSSKARGLHDYIVKQAGENHPNAKINFKLGDVVTTLIKCANEETILLQHDTNLPRPYSLGFRVQGTNGIWMDVNKSIYIEGQSKQPHRWEDAQPWLDKYEHPLWKKYASDAAGAGHGGMDWFVLNAFIEAVKRKTQPPMDVYDAVAWSAITPLSETSIRLGGETMAFPDFTKGQWMLRKNTFAQDDSY, translated from the coding sequence ATGAAAACATCCACCTCCCGAAGAAAATTCATTCAAACCACCGCGTTTGCCGGTGCTGCCTTTTCAATTCTTCCCTCCTCCTCGCTATTCGCGCAAGACAAATCACAAAAGGTAAGGTTGGGTTTTATTGGTGTAGGCTTACGCGGCCAAAACCATCTTGATCTTGCTTTGCACAGAAATGATGTTGAAATAGTTGCTTTGTGCGACATCCAGCAACGCATGATGGATATGAGTTTGAACATGGTGCAGAAGGCAGGCAAACCAAAACCACAGGTAATCCTGGAAGGGCCCTATGGGTACAGGAAAATGCTGGAAAATAAAAACATTGATGCGGTGATTATTTCTACGCCCTGGGAGTGGCATACCATTCAATGCCTCGATGCCATGAATGCAAAAAAATATGTAGGATGCGAAGTAATTACCGGAACAACCATAGAGGAATGCTGGGAGTTGGTGCAAACATCGGAACGCACGGGTATGCCCTTAATGATGTTGGAAAACGTTTGTTACAGGCGTGATGTAATGGCCGTGCTGAACATGGTACGTCAAAATATCTTTGGTGAACTGGTTCACTTACAAGGTGGTTACCAGCACGACTTACGGGAAGTAAAATTTAACGATGGTGTAAAACCGTATGGCGGTGGTGTAGAGTTTGGCGAGAAGGGATTTTCAGAAGCACAGTGGCGCACTGAACATTCAGTACATCGCAATGGCGATTTGTACCCAACCCACGGCATCGGGCCAATTGCTATGATGATCAACATCAACCGCGGAAATCGTTTTACCGAGTTGGTTTCGTACTCATCAAAGGCACGCGGGCTGCATGATTACATCGTGAAGCAGGCTGGTGAAAACCATCCCAATGCAAAAATTAATTTCAAACTTGGCGATGTGGTTACTACACTGATCAAATGCGCCAACGAAGAAACGATCCTGCTCCAGCATGACACGAATCTTCCCCGGCCATATTCACTTGGCTTTCGGGTGCAGGGCACCAACGGAATATGGATGGACGTAAACAAATCCATTTACATTGAAGGCCAAAGTAAACAACCTCACCGCTGGGAAGATGCCCAACCCTGGCTGGACAAATACGAACATCCGCTGTGGAAAAAATATGCAAGCGATGCGGCCGGTGCCGGACATGGCGGCATGGATTGGTTTGTGCTGAATGCATTTATCGAAGCGGTAAAACGAAAAACACAACCTCCTATGGATGTTTATGATGCCGTGGCCTGGAGTGCCATAACCCCGTTATCAGAAACCTCCATTCGCCTGGGTGGAGAAACCATGGCATTTCCTGATTTTACCAAAGGGCAATGGATGCTGCGTAAGAATACGTTTGCACAGGATGATTCCTACTGA
- the hpt gene encoding hypoxanthine phosphoribosyltransferase, which translates to MKIKDLTFKKFISEEKIKSKVSELADQVNHDYAGRMPLFLPILNGSFIFASDLIREIRLECRVSFVKHSSYQGTASTGQLKTLIGLTESIFNQDILIVEDIMDTGLTLSKVVEELRSLGTRSVEVITLVRKAPARQHAVQPKYIGFDIDDEFILGYGLDYEGLGRNLKDIYKQS; encoded by the coding sequence ATGAAGATTAAAGACCTTACATTCAAAAAATTTATCAGCGAAGAAAAAATAAAAAGCAAGGTCAGCGAACTGGCCGATCAGGTTAATCATGACTATGCAGGTCGAATGCCCTTATTCCTCCCTATCCTTAACGGTTCATTCATTTTTGCCAGCGACTTGATCCGTGAAATCAGGTTGGAGTGTCGCGTGTCATTTGTTAAGCACTCCTCTTACCAGGGCACGGCCAGCACCGGTCAACTTAAAACCCTGATCGGGTTAACAGAAAGTATTTTTAACCAAGATATACTTATTGTTGAAGACATCATGGACACCGGGTTAACCCTAAGTAAAGTAGTGGAGGAACTTCGCAGCCTCGGCACGCGATCGGTAGAAGTGATTACCCTGGTTCGCAAAGCCCCTGCCCGCCAGCATGCCGTTCAACCCAAGTACATTGGTTTTGATATTGACGATGAATTTATTTTAGGATACGGGCTTGATTATGAAGGCTTGGGAAGAAACCTGAAAGATATTTACAAACAATCCTGA
- a CDS encoding adenylate kinase, translating to MINLVLFGPPGAGKGTQSARLIEKYQLIHISTGDLFRKHLKEGTPLGKLAQDYMSKGNLVPDQVVIDMVDDKIKSSGNINGIIFDGFPRTVKQAEALDALLARNNTGITALVELMVNEDELKKRLAERANKENRPDDAKPEVIENRIAVYKAETVPVAEHYKKLGKYSAVVGVGDIEQIFNNLCREIDNHLLS from the coding sequence ATGATTAACCTTGTTCTATTTGGCCCTCCGGGCGCAGGCAAAGGCACCCAAAGCGCCAGGCTTATTGAAAAGTACCAACTCATTCACATTTCAACTGGCGACTTGTTTCGTAAACACCTGAAAGAAGGAACTCCGCTGGGTAAACTTGCGCAAGACTACATGAGCAAAGGTAACCTGGTGCCCGACCAGGTAGTGATTGACATGGTGGACGACAAAATCAAAAGCAGCGGCAACATCAACGGCATTATTTTCGATGGCTTTCCGCGCACCGTAAAACAAGCCGAAGCACTTGATGCTTTGCTGGCCAGGAACAACACCGGCATTACGGCATTGGTGGAGTTAATGGTGAATGAGGATGAGCTGAAAAAACGATTGGCCGAACGCGCCAATAAAGAAAACCGACCCGATGATGCCAAACCCGAAGTAATTGAAAACCGCATTGCTGTTTACAAAGCCGAAACAGTGCCGGTAGCCGAACACTATAAAAAACTCGGCAAGTATTCTGCGGTAGTGGGCGTAGGCGACATTGAACAGATTTTTAACAACCTGTGCCGCGAAATAGATAATCACCTGTTGTCGTAA
- the obgE gene encoding GTPase ObgE has protein sequence MSSPNFIDHVKFCSRSGAGGAGCLHFHREKFVPKGGPDGGDGGRGGHVILRGNKQLWTLLHLKYRKHVIAESGKPGESQNCTGAEGKDEIIDVPLGTVARDAETGDVRVEITEDGQEFILTPGGRGGRGNLYFATSTRQAPNFAQPGEPGKEEWIVLELKLLADVGLVGFPNAGKSTLLSVVSAAKPKIADYPFTTLTPNLGVVSYRDDKSFVLADIPGIIEGAAEGRGLGIRFLRHIERNSLLLFLVPADSKDIRKEYEVLLYELKKYNPELLDKKRVLAISKCDMLDEELTEAIKKELPTDLPNVFISSVTQKGLTELKDMIWRNLH, from the coding sequence GTGTCGTCCCCGAATTTTATTGACCATGTAAAATTCTGTTCCCGTTCAGGAGCAGGCGGGGCCGGGTGTTTGCATTTTCATCGCGAAAAGTTTGTTCCCAAGGGTGGCCCTGATGGTGGTGACGGTGGGCGGGGCGGTCATGTAATCCTGCGGGGCAACAAACAATTATGGACCCTGTTGCACCTTAAATACCGCAAACACGTCATCGCTGAATCCGGTAAGCCCGGTGAATCACAAAATTGTACGGGTGCAGAAGGCAAAGATGAGATCATTGACGTTCCGCTCGGCACGGTTGCGCGCGATGCTGAAACCGGAGATGTGCGGGTAGAAATCACGGAAGATGGCCAGGAATTTATCCTAACTCCAGGCGGTCGTGGTGGCCGGGGTAATTTATACTTCGCCACATCCACCCGGCAAGCACCAAACTTTGCCCAACCGGGTGAACCCGGAAAGGAGGAGTGGATTGTTCTTGAACTGAAACTGTTGGCAGATGTTGGCTTGGTTGGTTTTCCGAATGCCGGAAAATCAACATTGCTTTCGGTTGTTTCGGCCGCCAAACCAAAAATTGCCGACTATCCATTTACTACACTCACGCCAAACCTGGGTGTTGTTTCATACCGCGATGACAAGTCGTTTGTCCTGGCCGATATACCTGGCATAATTGAGGGCGCTGCCGAAGGGCGTGGGCTGGGCATACGCTTTTTAAGGCATATCGAACGAAATTCCTTGTTGTTATTTCTCGTTCCGGCCGATTCGAAAGATATCCGTAAAGAATACGAAGTCCTGCTTTATGAGCTAAAGAAATACAATCCTGAACTGCTGGATAAGAAACGTGTACTCGCCATATCAAAGTGCGATATGCTTGATGAGGAACTAACAGAAGCCATCAAAAAAGAATTGCCTACAGATTTGCCGAATGTGTTTATTTCGTCAGTAACACAAAAAGGCTTGACAGAACTGAAAGACATGATCTGGAGAAATCTCCATTAA
- a CDS encoding nucleotide exchange factor GrpE yields the protein MENNPQTEQDLQKEATPQGVEEATPEATPESFETLNGLDESKFQVEIKKLQDELAESKDKYLRLYSEFENFRRRTAKERLELIQTANESLIVSLLPVIDDFERAEKAMQGADSKELEGFQLIYNKLKKVLEQSGVKSMDLKAGSDFNTDVHEAITQVPAPEETLKGKIVDVVERGYLLNDKVIRFAKVVVGQ from the coding sequence ATGGAAAACAACCCGCAAACTGAACAGGATTTGCAAAAAGAAGCTACGCCTCAAGGTGTAGAAGAAGCTACACCTGAAGCCACTCCGGAATCATTTGAAACCTTAAATGGATTGGATGAGTCGAAATTTCAGGTGGAGATCAAAAAACTTCAAGACGAATTGGCAGAATCAAAAGACAAATATTTAAGACTATACTCTGAATTTGAAAACTTCAGGCGCAGGACCGCCAAAGAAAGATTGGAGTTGATTCAAACTGCTAACGAAAGCCTTATCGTTTCCCTGTTACCGGTAATTGACGATTTTGAACGTGCCGAGAAAGCCATGCAGGGTGCTGATAGCAAAGAATTGGAAGGTTTTCAACTCATTTATAATAAACTCAAAAAAGTGCTGGAACAAAGTGGTGTAAAATCCATGGATCTTAAAGCCGGTTCAGACTTTAATACGGATGTACACGAAGCCATAACCCAGGTACCCGCACCGGAAGAAACCCTGAAAGGAAAAATTGTCGATGTGGTTGAACGAGGGTATTTGTTGAACGATAAAGTGATTCGCTTTGCTAAAGTAGTAGTGGGTCAATAA